The Candidatus Omnitrophota bacterium genome contains the following window.
CAGGCGGGGAACTCCCGCAGAGTTAGAAATTGTTCGGCAAAGGTGCACGAGGAATTACGTCGAGCGAAAGCCGAGCAACCTACTCTTACCAGGGTAAGGCTCGAGCGACAGCGAGACGTAAACCGAAGTGCACGGCGAACAATTTCAGCGCTCGAGGACGAACCGCTGAATTATTACTTATGTTTATGGAGAATATAAATAATAACCTCTTCCACCTGCGAAGCGGAACGGGTGGCTTAAAAGTATTCCTGGTATATCTCTTTGAATTTATTTATGGTATTCAGGATGGGGTTACGCGTAGTCTGGTAGTCAGGCAGGAACTGGGGTTTTCGCCCTCCCAGCAAATGACAAATTATCCCCAAGGAAGTAGTGTGGGTTAAATATTTCTGGCCCAGGAGCTCGTTATTATTCGCCCAGGAAATAATATGGGGGTTAGTAATGCGGCCTAATTTTACGGAAGTGCCGATAGTATTCTCAAGCGTTTCCAGGAACCCCTCCAGGAGTACGGCCCTTCCCGTAGCTATGAAATGATTCACGTCATCAATGGGGCACATCTTTGTTAATGCCTCTTTAATATCCTGGCAGATTAATTTTGCCGCGGAGGTGAGGATCTCACAAGCCGCTTTCTGATTTATGGGTTTGTACATATTGTCCTGTTTGATCAGGACCTCCTTATCATGGCCTGTCTGGCTATAATCACCTATGGCGCCATGAGACCGCTTGATATCCTCCGCCAGATCAAAGGGTATCTTGAGCTTTTCGGACAATTGCAGGGTCAAATCATCTCCGCCTACGGATAATATCCTCATATCCTTAAACACCCCGTCTTTAAAGAGAAGCAGTTCGGTAATATCCGAACCGATATCGCAAAGTATGGCCTTGCCTTTTTTGAGGTCTTCGTTGAATACTGCCTCGCTCGTACAAAGGCCGGAAAAGAATACGTCTTTTATTTCATACCCTGCCTGATTCGTGGCCCGGATAAGGCTCTGTATAAAAGAAAGCTTAGCGCAAATCAGGTATAAATCCACTTCCAGCCTGTGGCTGTATAAGCCAAGGGGATTTGAGATATTATTATTCGAATCTATGGCATAATTGTGCGTTATCTGATGGATGATCTCTTCATCCATGCTTGAACCTAATATGCGCGCCTGCTCATTTACCTGCCGTATATCGCTAGTAGTTATCACCTTATTGCCTCTCTCGGCAAGAGGTATGATTGCGCCGCTATGTTTGGTAACTATATCCAACCCTGAGATGCTGGCATAGATGAACTTGATATTCATACCGGATTTTGCTTTAAGGCTCTTTAATGTATTGCCGATGGAACCGGTCAGGTCTATGGAATTTACTACCGCGCCTTTCTTTACCCCTTTTGATGAGGCCGTTTCAAAGAAGATATTAGCAATATGCCTGCTTTTGATTTCCGCAGCGACCGCAGAAATCTTACTAGAACTTATATCTAAGGCACAAATATAATTATTGAACATCTTTAAATTTTATCACCGGTTCTTTAAACCGCAGATCAATATATTTTATGTTGCCTGATTCTTTCTTTAACTGGTTAAGCAGGTCCGCTAAAACGCACATCCTGGCATTCACGCCGTTTTGGCCAATCCTCACTTCCAGGACCTGCGGCAGCGCCACGGTATGCGCCTGCGTATTGCCCGTAGGCCCTACAGGATAAACCATAAAACAGGTAGTATTGGCAGGATCCGCTACGTCGATTCTTTTGATTTTGTAATTTTTCAGCAAAATATTTGCCCTGGCTGCTCTTATTATATTTAAAGCT
Protein-coding sequences here:
- the ftsA gene encoding cell division protein FtsA, which gives rise to MFNNYICALDISSSKISAVAAEIKSRHIANIFFETASSKGVKKGAVVNSIDLTGSIGNTLKSLKAKSGMNIKFIYASISGLDIVTKHSGAIIPLAERGNKVITTSDIRQVNEQARILGSSMDEEIIHQITHNYAIDSNNNISNPLGLYSHRLEVDLYLICAKLSFIQSLIRATNQAGYEIKDVFFSGLCTSEAVFNEDLKKGKAILCDIGSDITELLLFKDGVFKDMRILSVGGDDLTLQLSEKLKIPFDLAEDIKRSHGAIGDYSQTGHDKEVLIKQDNMYKPINQKAACEILTSAAKLICQDIKEALTKMCPIDDVNHFIATGRAVLLEGFLETLENTIGTSVKLGRITNPHIISWANNNELLGQKYLTHTTSLGIICHLLGGRKPQFLPDYQTTRNPILNTINKFKEIYQEYF